A genomic segment from Deltaproteobacteria bacterium GWC2_65_14 encodes:
- a CDS encoding acriflavin resistance protein — MDAVRFAIERPVTVTVGVILTVLFGLIGLFRLPYQLTPSVEEPEITVTTLWTGAAPNEVEREIIDAQEKVLKGIPGLVEMESTAANSRGTVTLRFRTGTDVDDALLRVSNKMNEVPSYPQNVDKPVINATGAATSPVIWMVLKTNEGNPRTIDTYRTFFEEDVRQHLERIPGVADLFVGGGTERELHVEVSPQKLAAYGLALPDVVRSLQAANLNVSAGSVGVGRRDYRVRTISEFSTPEDVEKVVLRSTGQRRVLLSDVASVRIGYQKRTVAMIHNGLPGIAVGVKPEPGSNILELTDTVEAVVKELNGGLLKEEGIRFDWAYDQRPYIRGAIGLVKQNIAIGGALAILVLLVFLRSLSSTVIVATAIPISVIGTFIFLWIFGRNLNVVSLAGISFAVGMLVDSAIVVLENIDRHRKMGKDPFHASYDGAREVWGAILASSATTVAVFLPVVFVEEEVGQLFRDIAIAVTVAITLSLFVSVFVIPMLSNRIFRLLEGRKRRKVPLADRLGGVGDRLVDLVVAVLGLVTKNRTTRLATILGMTALSVATAWLLLPKMEYLPQGNRNLIINILVPPPGLSYEERQEIGEQIFAEAKPYFGQGKDGVPGIRNMFYVGSDFINLFGANSHEEQRARGLLPLFTRIMHGIPGMFGVSIQAGIFQTRLGRGRTIDVDISGNEMDRVVRSAGIAFGTIRKEIPGAQVRPVPSLELTYPEVRFHPNRDRLRASGMTEADFGSSLDILLDGRKVGDYKPEGEKAIDLVVTTADEAIDTPEKLYKALVATPAGKAVPVSSLARLERTAGITEIRHLERKRTVTLEVTPPEAIPLESAMDTIREKVLAPLAQAGMLAGTSWGISGAADKLTKARRTLQYDFLLALLITYLLMSALFENFLYPFIILFTVPLAAAGGFIGLALVNRFIAPQPLDILTMLGFVILIGVVVNNAILIVHQALNYIRIEGMGYREAVLESTKTRIRPIYMTAFTSIFGMLPLVVAPGPGSELYRGLGSVVLGGLALSTFFTLFVIPSLLLFLVRMETPGTKRETDMESPA; from the coding sequence ATGGATGCGGTAAGGTTCGCCATCGAGAGGCCGGTCACCGTCACCGTGGGGGTGATCCTCACGGTCCTGTTCGGGCTGATCGGCCTCTTCCGCCTTCCCTACCAGCTGACCCCCTCGGTGGAGGAGCCCGAGATCACCGTGACGACGCTGTGGACCGGCGCCGCCCCCAACGAGGTCGAGCGGGAGATCATCGACGCGCAGGAGAAGGTGCTCAAGGGGATCCCCGGCCTCGTCGAGATGGAGAGCACCGCCGCGAACAGCCGGGGGACCGTCACCCTCCGCTTCCGCACCGGGACCGACGTCGACGACGCCCTGCTGCGGGTCTCGAACAAGATGAACGAGGTCCCCTCCTATCCGCAGAACGTGGATAAGCCGGTGATCAACGCGACGGGGGCCGCCACCTCCCCCGTCATCTGGATGGTCCTCAAGACGAACGAAGGGAACCCCCGAACGATCGATACCTACCGCACCTTCTTCGAGGAGGATGTCCGGCAGCATCTGGAGAGGATCCCCGGCGTGGCCGACCTCTTCGTGGGGGGTGGGACGGAGAGAGAGCTCCACGTAGAAGTATCCCCGCAGAAGTTGGCCGCCTACGGGCTTGCCCTGCCGGACGTGGTCCGGTCGCTCCAGGCGGCGAACCTGAACGTCTCCGCAGGGAGCGTCGGGGTCGGGCGGCGCGACTACCGGGTCCGCACGATCTCCGAGTTCTCGACCCCGGAGGATGTCGAGAAGGTCGTGCTCCGGTCGACGGGGCAGCGGCGGGTCCTGCTCTCGGACGTGGCCTCCGTGCGGATCGGATACCAGAAGCGGACGGTGGCGATGATCCACAACGGGCTGCCGGGGATCGCGGTCGGCGTGAAGCCGGAGCCCGGGTCGAACATCCTCGAGCTGACCGACACGGTCGAGGCGGTGGTGAAGGAGCTGAACGGGGGGCTCCTGAAAGAGGAGGGGATCCGCTTCGACTGGGCCTACGACCAGCGCCCCTACATCCGGGGGGCGATCGGACTGGTCAAGCAGAACATCGCGATCGGGGGGGCGCTCGCCATTTTGGTGCTGCTGGTCTTCCTGCGCAGCCTTTCCTCCACCGTGATCGTGGCCACCGCGATCCCGATCAGCGTGATCGGGACCTTCATTTTCCTGTGGATCTTCGGCCGGAACCTGAACGTGGTGAGCCTGGCCGGGATCTCCTTCGCGGTGGGGATGCTCGTGGACAGCGCCATCGTGGTCCTGGAGAACATCGACCGGCACCGGAAGATGGGGAAGGATCCGTTCCATGCGTCGTACGACGGGGCGAGGGAGGTCTGGGGGGCGATCCTCGCCTCCTCGGCGACCACGGTCGCGGTCTTCCTCCCCGTGGTCTTCGTGGAGGAGGAGGTGGGGCAGCTCTTCCGGGATATCGCGATCGCGGTCACCGTGGCGATCACCCTGAGCCTCTTCGTCTCCGTGTTTGTCATCCCGATGCTGTCGAACCGGATCTTTCGGCTGCTGGAGGGGAGGAAGCGGCGTAAGGTTCCGCTCGCGGATCGCCTGGGCGGCGTCGGTGACCGGCTGGTCGACCTGGTGGTGGCGGTCCTGGGACTCGTGACGAAGAATCGGACGACCCGCCTGGCGACGATCCTGGGGATGACCGCCCTTTCCGTGGCGACCGCCTGGCTGCTCCTTCCGAAGATGGAGTACCTGCCCCAGGGAAACCGCAACCTGATCATCAACATCCTGGTTCCGCCCCCCGGGCTCTCCTACGAGGAGCGGCAGGAGATCGGCGAGCAGATCTTCGCGGAGGCGAAGCCCTACTTCGGCCAGGGGAAGGACGGGGTCCCGGGGATCCGGAACATGTTCTACGTGGGGTCCGACTTCATCAACCTCTTCGGAGCGAACAGCCACGAGGAGCAGCGGGCCCGGGGGCTGTTGCCGCTGTTTACCCGCATCATGCACGGGATCCCCGGCATGTTCGGGGTGAGCATCCAGGCCGGGATCTTCCAGACGCGCCTGGGACGGGGCCGGACGATCGACGTGGACATCAGCGGGAACGAGATGGACCGGGTGGTCCGGTCGGCCGGGATCGCCTTCGGGACGATCCGGAAGGAGATACCGGGAGCGCAGGTCCGGCCGGTCCCCTCCCTCGAGCTGACCTATCCCGAGGTCCGCTTCCACCCGAACCGGGACCGGCTCCGCGCCTCCGGGATGACGGAGGCCGACTTCGGGAGCTCGCTCGACATCCTGCTCGACGGCCGGAAGGTGGGGGACTACAAGCCGGAGGGGGAGAAGGCGATCGACCTCGTCGTGACGACCGCCGACGAGGCGATCGACACGCCGGAGAAACTCTACAAGGCGCTCGTGGCGACCCCCGCGGGGAAGGCGGTGCCGGTCTCCTCCCTGGCAAGACTCGAGCGCACGGCCGGGATCACCGAGATCCGCCACCTCGAGCGGAAGCGGACGGTCACCCTCGAGGTGACTCCGCCCGAGGCGATCCCGCTGGAGAGCGCCATGGATACGATCCGGGAGAAGGTCCTCGCGCCGCTGGCGCAGGCGGGGATGCTCGCCGGAACCTCCTGGGGGATCAGCGGGGCGGCGGACAAGCTGACCAAGGCGAGGCGGACGCTGCAGTACGATTTCCTCCTGGCGCTGTTGATCACCTACCTGCTCATGTCGGCCCTCTTCGAGAATTTCCTCTACCCGTTCATCATCCTGTTCACCGTACCGCTGGCCGCCGCCGGCGGATTCATCGGGCTGGCGCTGGTGAACCGGTTCATCGCCCCCCAGCCGCTCGACATCCTGACGATGCTCGGGTTCGTGATCCTGATCGGCGTCGTGGTGAACAACGCGATCCTGATAGTCCACCAGGCGCTGAACTATATCCGGATCGAGGGGATGGGATACCGGGAGGCGGTGCTGGAATCCACGAAGACCCGGATCCGGCCGATCTACATGACCGCCTTCACCAGCATCTTCGGGATGCTTCCCCTCGTGGTGGCGCCGGGTCCCGGCTCCGAGCTCTACCGGGGACTGGGAAGCGTGGTGCTCGGGGGGCTGGCGCTGTCGACCTTCTTCACCCTGTTCGTCATCCCGTCCCTTCTTCTCTTCCTCGTCCGGATGGAGACGCCCGGGACGAAGAGGGAAACGGACATGGAGTCCCCGGCGTGA
- a CDS encoding FMN-dependent NADH-azoreductase, whose translation MAKLLHVESSPRKERSSSIRVAKAFLEEYRKSHPGDTVETLDLWKTDLPSFDGHVIDSKYVILHGKQHAPDQKKAWEAVERVIRRFTEADKYLFSVPMWNFGIPYKLKHFFDVIVQPGYTFSFSPKEGYKGLVTGKPAAVVYARGGAYPPGSEGEALDLQKRYMELILGFIGFQGIQSVVAEPTLGKPDQVEKQVEAALQKAKAVAGKF comes from the coding sequence ATGGCGAAACTGCTCCACGTCGAGTCGTCCCCGCGCAAGGAACGGTCGTCGTCCATCCGGGTCGCGAAAGCGTTTCTCGAGGAGTACCGCAAGAGCCACCCCGGCGACACCGTGGAGACTCTGGATCTCTGGAAGACCGACCTCCCCTCCTTCGACGGGCATGTGATCGATTCGAAATATGTGATCCTCCACGGCAAGCAGCATGCCCCGGACCAGAAAAAGGCCTGGGAAGCGGTGGAGCGGGTGATCCGGAGGTTCACGGAGGCGGACAAGTACCTGTTTTCCGTGCCGATGTGGAATTTCGGGATCCCGTACAAGCTCAAGCACTTCTTCGACGTGATCGTCCAGCCGGGGTACACCTTCTCCTTCTCTCCGAAAGAGGGGTACAAGGGGCTGGTGACCGGCAAACCCGCCGCGGTGGTCTACGCGAGGGGAGGGGCCTATCCGCCCGGGTCGGAGGGGGAGGCGCTCGACCTGCAGAAGCGCTACATGGAGCTGATCCTGGGGTTCATCGGGTTTCAGGGGATTCAGTCCGTCGTGGCGGAGCCGACCCTGGGGAAACCCGACCAGGTGGAAAAGCAGGTGGAGGCGGCCCTGCAGAAGGCGAAGGCGGTCGCGGGGAAATTCTAA